Proteins from a genomic interval of Scophthalmus maximus strain ysfricsl-2021 chromosome 22, ASM2237912v1, whole genome shotgun sequence:
- the rps5 gene encoding 40S ribosomal protein S5 gives MTEWETAPAVAETPEIKLFGKWSTDDVQINDISLQDYIAVKEKYAKYLPHSGGRYAAKRFRKAQCPIVERLTNSMMMHGRNNGKKLMTVRIVKHAFEIIHLLTGENPLQVLVNAIINSGPREDSTRIGRAGTVRRQAVDVSPLRRVNQAIWLLCTGAREAAFRNIKTIAECVADELINAAKGSSNSYAIKKKDELERVAKSNR, from the exons A TGACTGAGTGGGAGACTGCCCCCGCCGTGGCCGAGACCCCAGAGATCAAGCTCTTTGGCAAGTGGAGCACCGACGATGTCCAGATCAACGACATCTCCCTgcag GATTACATTGCCGTGAAAGAGAAGTACGCCAAGTACCTGCCGCACTCCGGGGGACGTTATGCCGCCAAGCGTTTCCGTAAGGCCCAGTGCCCCATCGTGGAGCGTCTGACCAACTCCATGATGATGCACGGCCGCAACAACGGCAAGAAGCTGATGACCGTGCGCATCGTCAAGCACGCCTTCGAGATCATCCACCTGCTGACCGGGGAG AATCCCCTCCAGGTCTTGGTGAATGCCATCATCAACAGTGGACCCCGTGAGGACTCCACCCGTATCGGTCGCGCCGGTACCGTCAGGAGGCAGGCTGTGGACGTGTCGCCCCTCCGCAGAGTCAACCAG GCCATCTGGCTGCTGTGCACAGGAGCAAGAGAAGCTGCTTTCAGGAACATCAAGACCATTGCAGAGTGTGTGGCTGATGAGCTGATCAACGCAGCCAAG GGTTCATCTAACTCCTACGCCATCAAGAAGAAGGACGAGTTGGAGAGAGTTGCCAAGTCCAACcgttaa